Proteins found in one Brachypodium distachyon strain Bd21 chromosome 5, Brachypodium_distachyon_v3.0, whole genome shotgun sequence genomic segment:
- the LOC100844222 gene encoding thaumatin-like protein 1b: protein MPAMAFAAVAHMILFLFLLGSNGAAAVERTFSFSNGCSHPVWVGALNGATSPPLSRSGFFLASGAASALAAPEDSSWSGTFWARTGCATDAATGRFSCATADCGSGDVACDGRGPSPPVTLVELTLAAVSSGSGGAQDFYDVSLVDGFNVPVRITPTINTTSNNNGAECRAASCASDVNAACPADLRVVVSGSGSGGEYVAACKSACNAYGSARYCCSGEYGTPAACGPTSYSELFKSACPDAYSYAYDDATSTFTCAGASGYHIAFCPS, encoded by the coding sequence ATGCCTGCCATGGCATTCGCGGCGGTAGCCCACATGATTCTGTTCCTCTTTCTCCTCGGCAGCAATGGCgctgcggcggtggagaggaCCTTCAGCTTCAGCAACGGGTGCTCGCACCCGGTGTGGGTGGGCGCGCTCAACGGCGCCACGTCCCCGCCGCTGTCCCGCTccggcttcttcctcgcctccggcgccgcctccgccctcgccgccccgGAGGACTCCAGCTGGTCCGGCACTTTCTGGGCGCGCACGGGCTGCGCCACGGACGCCGCCACGGGCCGCTTCTCCTGCGCCACCGCCGactgcggctccggcgacgtcGCCTGCGACGGCCGCGGCCCTTCTCCCCCCGTCACCCTCGTCGAGCTcaccctcgccgccgtctcctccggctccggcggcgctCAGGACTTCTACGACGTCAGCCTCGTCGACGGCTTCAACGTCCCCGTCCGCATCACGCCCACCATTAACACCACCAGCAACAACAATGGCGCTGAGTGCCGCGCCGCGTCGTGCGCGAGCGACGTGAACGCGGCGTGCCCGGCGGACCTGcgcgtcgtcgtctccggctccggctccggcggggAATACGTGGCGGCGTGCAAGAGCGCGTGCAACGCGTACGGGAGCGCGAGGTACTGCTGCAGCGGCGAGTACgggacgccggcggcgtgcGGGCCGACGAGCTACTCGGAGCTGTTCAAGAGCGCGTGCCCGGACGCCTACAGCTACGCCTACGATGATGCCACCAGCACCTTCACGTGCGCCGGAGCCTCCGGATACCACATCGCCTTCTGCCCCTCCTGA